In a genomic window of Streptomyces sp. BHT-5-2:
- a CDS encoding O-acetyl-ADP-ribose deacetylase has product MTTTTLTLVQGDITEQAVDAVVNAANSALLGGGGVDGAIHRRGGPDILAECRALRASRYGRGLPTGQAVPTTAGRLPAHWVIHTVGPRFSREEDRSQLLASCYRESLRVADELGARTVAFPAVSAGIYGWPMEDAARIAVETVRSTRTTVEEIRFVLFDERAYEAFAAQLR; this is encoded by the coding sequence ATGACCACCACCACTCTCACCCTCGTCCAGGGCGACATCACCGAACAGGCCGTCGACGCCGTGGTCAACGCCGCCAACTCCGCCCTGCTCGGCGGCGGAGGCGTGGACGGCGCGATCCACCGCCGCGGCGGGCCCGACATCCTCGCCGAGTGCCGTGCCCTCCGCGCCAGCCGGTACGGCCGCGGCCTGCCCACCGGCCAGGCCGTCCCCACCACCGCCGGCCGACTGCCCGCCCACTGGGTGATCCACACCGTCGGCCCGCGCTTCAGCCGCGAGGAGGACCGGTCGCAACTGCTGGCCTCCTGCTATCGGGAGTCGCTGCGGGTCGCCGACGAACTGGGCGCCCGTACGGTGGCGTTCCCGGCCGTCTCCGCCGGGATCTACGGGTGGCCGATGGAGGACGCCGCCCGGATCGCGGTGGAGACGGTGCGGAGCACGCGGACCACGGTCGAGGAGATCAGGTTCGTCCTCTTCGACGAGCGGGCGTACGAGGCGTTCGCCGCACAACTCCGATAG